One Clostridium estertheticum DNA segment encodes these proteins:
- a CDS encoding MerR family transcriptional regulator: MEYTVQKLGKLAGVSTRTLRYYDEIGILKPARINSSGYRIYGEKEVDRLQQILFYRELGVSLDSIKEIVTAPSFNAANALIEHREKLLEKRNQLDTLIANVDKTIAITGGEIKMSDKEKFEGFKKNMIDDNEKKYGSEIREKYGKDTIEKSNAKAMNMTQKQYDEVTKLASQVTITLAEAFKNGDPASDIAQEAADLHKKWLTYYWSEYSKEAHAGLAQMYVDDERFTAYYDKEQPGTAAFLRDAVLIYTGMKK, translated from the coding sequence ATGGAATATACAGTGCAAAAGTTAGGAAAGCTCGCAGGTGTGAGCACCAGAACACTTAGGTATTATGATGAAATAGGAATTCTGAAGCCGGCAAGAATTAATTCGTCAGGATATCGAATTTATGGTGAAAAAGAGGTTGATAGGTTACAGCAAATACTGTTTTACAGAGAACTCGGTGTGAGTTTAGATAGTATAAAGGAAATAGTAACTGCACCTTCCTTTAATGCAGCTAATGCACTTATAGAACATCGTGAAAAGCTCCTGGAAAAAAGAAATCAATTGGATACTTTAATAGCAAATGTAGATAAAACAATAGCAATAACTGGAGGGGAAATTAAAATGAGTGATAAAGAAAAATTTGAAGGCTTTAAGAAAAACATGATTGATGATAATGAGAAAAAGTATGGTAGTGAAATAAGAGAAAAGTATGGCAAGGATACAATTGAAAAATCAAATGCAAAGGCAATGAACATGACACAGAAGCAGTACGATGAGGTGACAAAGCTTGCGAGCCAGGTGACAATCACCCTAGCTGAAGCTTTTAAAAATGGCGACCCTGCAAGTGATATAGCACAAGAGGCAGCGGACTTGCACAAAAAATGGCTTACCTACTATTGGAGTGAGTATAGCAAGGAGGCACATGCTGGGCTCGCTCAAATGTATGTTGATGATGAAAGATTCACAGCGTACTATGATAAAGAACAACCTGGTACGGCAGCTTTTTTAAGAGATGCAGTTCTCATCTACACAGGTATGAAAAAATAA
- a CDS encoding nitroreductase family protein, with protein MELIETIKSRRSIRKFKPDPIPDQYITELIEAGRLAPSGSNLQATRYVIIKSLEARSKLAQCTPLPFVTRAPLIIVCCIDKQVLTTTNARTKELIEANAFIDTPLANMSKDSDALEKRKKEMDEESLKSYLFLNATIALEHIALRAVDLGLGSCWIMMFNSKKAKEILELDERYDVVALLPIGYPDQNPSQRPRLQLEELIIQTI; from the coding sequence ATGGAATTAATTGAAACTATAAAATCTAGAAGAAGTATAAGAAAATTTAAACCTGATCCTATTCCTGATCAATATATAACAGAACTCATTGAAGCCGGACGACTTGCACCATCAGGAAGCAACTTGCAGGCTACCCGTTATGTAATAATTAAAAGTCTGGAGGCTAGATCAAAACTTGCGCAGTGTACTCCATTACCTTTTGTAACAAGGGCACCATTAATTATAGTGTGTTGTATAGACAAACAAGTTTTAACTACAACAAATGCTCGAACAAAGGAATTAATTGAAGCAAATGCTTTTATAGATACACCACTTGCTAACATGAGTAAAGATTCAGATGCTTTAGAAAAAAGAAAAAAAGAAATGGATGAAGAAAGCCTAAAATCATATTTGTTTTTAAATGCAACAATAGCACTAGAACACATAGCTTTGAGGGCTGTAGACTTAGGTCTTGGAAGTTGTTGGATAATGATGTTTAACAGTAAAAAAGCAAAGGAAATTCTTGAGCTTGATGAAAGATATGATGTGGTAGCATTATTACCTATAGGGTACCCCGACCAAAACCCATCACAAAGACCAAGATTACAATTAGAGGAATTAATAATTCAAACAATTTAA